One stretch of Zingiber officinale cultivar Zhangliang chromosome 6B, Zo_v1.1, whole genome shotgun sequence DNA includes these proteins:
- the LOC121990851 gene encoding uncharacterized protein LOC121990851 — translation MDKSMIDAAAGGALVNKTPEQARELISNMAENSQQFGSRALTTRRVGEVQMVSNEQKEIRNSLMELTTLVKQLSLNNATQPFVVPNMQFPCKQSIVCSICSSQDHLSELCPNLHQDESLAAFSRAQFQQKHDPISATLPAISSNLSKVSSSIIRISSKVFSIITNLQINISNRINLISNLNQNQHYQSQNQNFQQAIPALPAPTRLSLTQGGSNNASNSDPQQARLEELMQQILLQNQNQQRTDSALQNLERQIGQLASSINQIQAQGSGQLPSQTTPNPKGNVSALTLRSGRKVSDISREGDVAKNFPKMQQFNFSSEEIPEVRNVPMSSSTQIHKDPLDLEHEQGRNSCIPEISSKFSPDEQFPAAATPESSKSGNAGFQNSEPSIPLPFPQRKVQPRKNVEEEKAKEFQELVDLFSKVEVNVPLLTMIKQIPKYAKFLKDLCVHKKKLKGNELISMGKNVSALLQPVPHKCEDPGVFTIPCEIGSSLFKDAMLDLGASINVMPKSIF, via the exons ATGGACAAAAGTATGATAGATGCAGCAGCTGGAGGAGCTTTAGTGAACAAAACTCCAGAACAAGCACGGGAGCTAATTTCGAATATGGCTGAAAATTCACAGCAATTTGGAAGTAGAGCACTTACTACTAGAAGAGTTGGTGAAGTTCAAATGGTTTCTAATGAACAAAAGGAGATAAGGAATTCATTGATGGAATTGACAACCTTGGTGAAACAATTATCCTTGAACAATGCTACTCAACCTTTTGTTGTTCCAAATATGCAATTTCCATGTAAACAAAGCATAGTTTGTAGCATTTGTTCGAGTCAAGATCACCTTTCAGAACTTTGTCCAAATCTCCATCAAGATGAATCTTTGGCAGCATTCTCTAGAGCCCAGTTCCAACAAAAACATGACCC CATTTCAGCCACACTTCCAGCAATTTCCAGCAACCTCAGCAAGGTTTCCAGCAGCATAATCAGAATTTCCAGCAAGGTTTTCAGCATCATTACCAACCTGCAAATCAATATCAGCAATCGTATCAACCTTATCAGCAATTTGAATCAGAATCAGCATTATCAATCTCAAAATCAGAATTTCCAGCAAGCAATTCCAGCACTTCCAGCACCTACAAGGTTGAGTTTAACTCAAGGAGGTTCCAATAATGCTTCAAATTCAGATCCACAACAAGCTAGATTGGAGGAATTGATGCAGCAAATTCTTCTGCAAAATCAGAACCAGCAAAGAACAGATTCTGCTCTTCAAAACTTAGAGAGGCAGATTGGACAATTAGCTTCCAGCATTAATCAAATTCAAGCTCAGGGATCTGGTCAATTGCCTTCACAAACGACTCCTAATCCTAAAGGAAACGTTAGTGCATTGACTTTGAGAAGTGGGAGAAAAGTTTCAGATATTTCCAGAGAAGGGGATGTTGctaaaaattttccaaaaatgcaGCAATTCAATTTCAGCAGTGAAGAAATTCCAGAAGTTCGGAATGTGCCAATGTCGAGTTCCACTCAAATTCATAAGGATCCTTTGGATTTGGAGCATGAACAAGGAAGAAATAGTTGCATTCCGGAAATTTCCAGCAAGTTTTCTCCAGATGAGCAGTTTCCAGCAGCAGCAACTCCAGAAAGTAGCAAATCTGGAAATGCAGGATTTCAGAATTCAGAGCCGAGCATTCCATTGCCTTTCCCTCAACGCAAAGTTCAACCAAGGAAGAATGTAGAGGAGGAGAAAGCAAAGGAGTTCCAAGAGCTTGTGGATTTATTTAGCAAGGTGGAAGTAAATGTTCCTTTACTCACAATGATCAAGCAAATTCCAAAATATGCAAAATTTTTGAAGGATCTTTGTGTGCACAAGAAGAAATTGAAGGGGAATGAGTTGATTAGCATGGGAAAAAATGTATCTGCACTTCTTCAACCAGTTCCTCATAAATGTGAAGATCCTGGTGTGTTTacaatcccttgtgagattggaAGTAGTCTTTTTAAGGATGCCATGCTAGATTTGGGAGCTTCAATTAATGTGATGCCAAAATCAATTTTTTAG